A region from the Leptospira venezuelensis genome encodes:
- a CDS encoding flavin reductase family protein — MSFSADEFKNSLSHFASGVTVVTFSDTTRAGGLTVSSFSSLSLDPPLVLFNLQKNIASHDPLLASGLFTVNILSSDQQELSNQFASGKIDKHELIQKLACDLGHNGVPYLNGTLSRIECELEKQVDGGDHTIVIGRVLFALSDDSKRPLLYYRRNYHNI; from the coding sequence ATGTCTTTCAGCGCGGACGAATTTAAAAATTCTCTCTCTCATTTTGCATCCGGAGTAACGGTGGTGACTTTTTCAGATACCACTAGAGCCGGAGGATTGACGGTTAGTAGTTTCAGCTCACTCTCTTTGGATCCACCTTTGGTCCTATTTAACCTTCAAAAGAATATAGCAAGTCACGATCCATTACTTGCATCTGGCTTATTCACAGTGAATATTCTATCTTCCGACCAGCAGGAGCTTTCCAACCAATTTGCTTCCGGCAAAATAGACAAACATGAACTGATCCAAAAGTTAGCCTGTGATCTAGGGCATAACGGAGTCCCTTACTTGAACGGTACATTATCCAGAATAGAATGTGAGCTGGAAAAACAAGTTGATGGAGGAGATCATACCATAGTGATCGGAAGAGTATTATTTGCCCTATCCGATGACTCTAAAAGACCTCTTTTATATTACCGTAGGAACTACCATAATATCTGA
- the purL gene encoding phosphoribosylformylglycinamidine synthase subunit PurL, protein MEKESVSLQDALEHGLTSEEFSKIQEILGRVPNSTELGIFSAMWSEHCSYKNSILQLKTLPTKSDKLLAQAGEENAGAMDIGRGLAVVFKIESHNHPTAVEPYQGAATGVGGIMRDIFTMGARPIVSLNSLRFGNPDEPRNKYLLSRAVKGIGDYGNSLGIAVSGGELFIDECFSKNPLVNAMTVGIVRHDQMASATTGGKVGNAVFIVGSTTGRDGIHGASFASKDLTKESESKRSAVQVGDPFMEKLLMEASLEAIQKKLLVGIQDMGAAGISCATSEMSAKGKSGMKINLDLVPFRETGMNAYEAMLSESQERMLVIPEKGKEEELVAIFKKWNLNAVQIGEVTDTGLLEVYKDGNLKAKIPAETLVLGGGAPRYVRETKRPAYLDQVSSWTPDSSPDLQEKEAGQKLLKLLNSWNISSRKPIIEQYDTEVGLVKLIGPGADGGLSAIPDTDMALATATDCNSRFTYLDPYWGAALAVCEAARNVAVTGAEPLGVTNNLNFANPYIPENYYMFSECVRGMGDACRFLGLPVTGGNVSFYNESPEGPIFPTPTIGMVGILDNQKEVVWGAPKKAGLSLALIGKFNPSLGGSEYQKAFLGKVQGKIPKFELSDEKSLLEVLVSLRKNGSLSFAKDLSLGGIGVALAKIVILSGLGIKANLSPIKQSRKDLTLFGESSGSVLIGYEKGKEESIKSLVSSKGLDFHSIGTVESDAKLQIEGYEISFASNELKSVYESGLEEIFR, encoded by the coding sequence ATGGAAAAAGAATCCGTCTCCCTCCAAGACGCTCTCGAACACGGTCTTACCTCAGAAGAATTTAGCAAAATCCAGGAAATCCTAGGCAGAGTTCCTAACTCTACAGAGCTCGGTATTTTCTCTGCAATGTGGTCAGAACATTGCTCTTATAAAAATTCTATCCTTCAATTAAAAACTCTTCCGACAAAGTCGGATAAACTTTTGGCCCAAGCGGGCGAAGAGAACGCCGGAGCCATGGACATTGGCCGAGGACTTGCAGTTGTTTTCAAAATCGAAAGTCATAATCACCCAACTGCAGTGGAACCTTACCAAGGTGCCGCCACAGGTGTGGGCGGGATCATGAGAGATATTTTTACAATGGGTGCAAGACCTATTGTATCCTTAAACTCTCTTAGGTTCGGGAACCCTGATGAACCTAGAAATAAATACTTATTATCCAGAGCAGTTAAAGGTATCGGAGATTACGGTAACTCTTTAGGGATCGCAGTCTCAGGCGGAGAGTTATTCATCGACGAATGTTTTTCTAAAAACCCTTTAGTGAACGCAATGACTGTTGGGATCGTAAGACATGATCAAATGGCAAGTGCAACCACCGGAGGAAAGGTGGGTAACGCGGTATTCATCGTTGGCTCCACCACTGGTAGAGATGGTATCCACGGAGCATCCTTTGCATCCAAGGACCTGACCAAAGAATCAGAGTCCAAACGTTCTGCTGTCCAAGTAGGAGATCCATTTATGGAAAAACTACTAATGGAAGCATCTCTAGAAGCAATCCAGAAAAAATTGTTAGTTGGTATCCAAGATATGGGTGCTGCGGGAATTTCCTGCGCTACTTCTGAGATGAGTGCAAAAGGAAAATCTGGAATGAAGATCAACCTTGATCTAGTTCCTTTCCGCGAGACAGGAATGAATGCCTATGAGGCAATGCTCTCCGAAAGCCAAGAAAGAATGTTGGTAATCCCTGAAAAAGGAAAAGAAGAAGAGTTAGTTGCTATATTCAAAAAATGGAATCTAAACGCCGTCCAGATCGGAGAAGTCACAGATACCGGTCTTTTAGAAGTTTATAAAGACGGAAATCTTAAAGCTAAGATCCCTGCGGAGACTTTAGTTTTAGGTGGAGGCGCTCCTAGATACGTTAGAGAAACAAAACGTCCTGCATATTTAGACCAAGTTTCTTCCTGGACCCCTGATTCTTCTCCGGACTTACAAGAGAAGGAAGCAGGCCAAAAGCTACTCAAACTATTAAATTCTTGGAATATATCTTCTAGAAAACCAATTATCGAACAGTATGATACTGAGGTTGGCCTAGTAAAACTGATCGGCCCAGGTGCAGATGGAGGACTGTCTGCAATTCCTGATACTGACATGGCATTGGCTACTGCAACAGATTGTAATTCCAGATTCACCTATTTGGATCCATACTGGGGCGCTGCACTCGCAGTTTGTGAAGCTGCAAGAAACGTGGCAGTTACGGGTGCAGAACCTTTAGGTGTAACTAATAACCTAAACTTTGCAAATCCTTATATTCCAGAAAACTATTATATGTTTTCCGAATGTGTTCGGGGAATGGGAGATGCTTGTAGATTCTTAGGACTTCCTGTGACAGGAGGAAACGTTTCCTTTTATAACGAATCACCTGAGGGACCGATCTTCCCAACTCCAACCATAGGAATGGTGGGGATTCTAGACAATCAGAAGGAAGTAGTCTGGGGAGCTCCAAAAAAAGCAGGACTTAGTTTAGCGCTAATCGGTAAATTTAATCCAAGCTTGGGTGGAAGTGAATACCAAAAAGCCTTCTTGGGCAAAGTGCAGGGAAAAATCCCTAAGTTCGAACTTTCCGATGAAAAATCATTATTAGAAGTTTTAGTTTCTCTTAGAAAGAATGGAAGCCTATCATTTGCCAAAGATCTTTCATTGGGAGGGATCGGAGTAGCACTTGCGAAAATTGTAATACTCTCTGGACTCGGGATCAAAGCGAACTTAAGCCCGATCAAACAATCCAGAAAAGATCTTACTCTTTTTGGAGAAAGTTCAGGTTCTGTCCTGATCGGTTACGAAAAAGGAAAAGAGGAAAGTATCAAATCCCTCGTTTCTTCCAAAGGTTTGGACTTCCACTCCATCGGAACTGTAGAGTCAGATGCTAAACTACAAATAGAAGGATACGAAATTTCCTTTGCTTCAAACGAACTGAAATCGGTTTATGAATCCGGTTTAGAGGAAATATTCAGATGA
- a CDS encoding leucine-rich repeat domain-containing protein — MRSIQKIGIAYLILCAAFIISDCRRPASEILNEAAKNPTSIEKLDLGLGKLGSVPPTLFNFPNLKWLDLRMNELTSLPENVGDWSNLEHLNIYGNDIEKLPASASKLSKLRFFFAGNNDFVGIPTELPATSIEAIYLDSNKIEFKESDIDIIIGFPKLEVLDLARNRKIASFPKNFGFLASHPKLRLLILKETGLKPSQIESARKLLPKVKIEF; from the coding sequence ATGAGATCCATCCAAAAAATCGGTATCGCCTATTTAATCCTTTGCGCAGCGTTTATTATTTCCGATTGCAGACGCCCTGCTTCTGAAATTTTGAACGAGGCAGCCAAAAACCCGACCTCAATAGAAAAATTAGATTTAGGTCTTGGCAAATTAGGCAGTGTCCCTCCAACATTATTCAATTTCCCAAACTTGAAATGGTTGGATCTCAGAATGAATGAACTTACTTCTCTGCCTGAAAATGTAGGAGACTGGAGTAATTTAGAACATTTGAATATTTATGGGAACGATATAGAAAAACTTCCAGCATCTGCTTCTAAACTTTCTAAACTCAGATTTTTTTTCGCAGGAAATAACGACTTTGTTGGAATTCCTACAGAATTACCCGCAACTTCCATCGAAGCAATCTATCTAGATTCTAATAAGATAGAATTCAAAGAATCTGATATAGATATCATCATAGGATTTCCAAAATTGGAAGTTTTGGATCTGGCAAGAAATAGAAAGATCGCATCTTTTCCCAAAAATTTTGGATTTTTAGCAAGCCATCCTAAATTAAGATTATTGATCCTAAAAGAGACAGGCTTAAAACCTTCCCAAATAGAATCCGCAAGAAAACTTCTCCCTAAAGTGAAGATAGAATTTTAA